A window from Carassius auratus strain Wakin chromosome 48, ASM336829v1, whole genome shotgun sequence encodes these proteins:
- the LOC113065448 gene encoding serine/threonine-protein kinase WNK2-like, which produces MLKGLQHPNIVRFYDSWESVLRGKKCIVLVTELMTSGTLKTYLKRFKVMKPKVLRSWCRQILKGLQFLHTRTPPIVHRDLKCDNIFITGPTGSVKIGDLGLATLMRTSFAKSVIGTPEFMAPEMYEEHYDESVDVYAFGMCMLEMATSEYPYSECQNAAQIYRKVTSGIKPASFDKVNDPEVKEIIECCIRQNQLERLSVKDLLNHAFFAEDTGVRVELAEEDTGCIDCLALRIWVEDPKKLKGKHKDNEAIEFSYDLENDSAEEVALEMVKSGFFHESDAKVVGKSIRDRVTLIKKSRERRQQQLLQQQQQQQQQQSLDERRDSSVLTSSFSYVQPSGTNSSQVTGAAAAAGGQGEAEELPEVDQHVQQQGTALGLTEGESLPVVSGQSQAFSVPETGNQCAHAQTSYPTGTSGVKGAGVMSHPQLLPIGQSGGVPNVPVGQNGGVSGISMGQSGGGAPNIPVAQTFIQPVTMASQVPLSVPQQYSQPLPPYSTDVTSSQMLQSRPTDVSTPHSSVVQSQSYIPPASSQAPMTVHTSSIPAGEPIASAGNIIPPMQTQTIIAPVQPTDFLPQQTTVQTQQQVMSELPGTVQLKIQHQTVLLPQQTDHVQQMAVLLQQPQHVEQPQVVLQEQPTHSSASQQPYIPLPQQKQQTMTNPQQSDLHQQVYIQQPASKPQQQVVIQQQVQQHRASVQQPPVEQYQHQTQQQQAQQVYLQQMAESQEQNMVKTFVQQPPVLQTIQQPLQLMEQQQQQLLIRQQMEQQQKAVLQNQMEKQQQVYIQSPQQQQVEQKQILLQQQQNLAVQQQIEQQQQALQQQKQIEQQQKAILQQQVEQQIQQQQALFQQQQLEQQQALLQQQQHEQQQALLQQQQLEQQALLQQQQQLQFKQQQAILHQQQLEQQQQALFKQHQQQQLEQQQALLQHQQQQALIQQQQQLEQKVLLQLQQQQQIEQQQTILHQQQPQLQKPTDQQLQPQTEQQHQTLIQQRESQMHQHLLMQQHQIELQRQQAEKQLQQALLQQQHFDQHGTLADHIGQQQATLGKAQPTETAQQISQMQHSQQMMPPQPQPHLAQQQTEQQHVFIQQQQAVVPQALHRPSLVELHVPTPVQAVPKMVSAQIPSQLPAPVLIQQQVPPQISAQPSAQVQIQNQGEPAIYGQIPLKAQSHPAPQSMGGHIAGQLQVPQPTQQITSPTQVPTPQPIHSFVPTPTQLVSQGQTLASQSQFVPPQAAASLQCQSVVGSTNPAPLVHATVPAASTLLPTQYVQAPVASQTIQSVQLDLTQSVKQQYEQAVLSPVSLAPTINPMATLSTQCYLQQTNQSQMQAQAPPVIQAQQQPVSVASMQPMPPVQPQATQQYEPQLPQAHHVQQQQPLHHQHQAQPVHHPLPLNAVLPQDLHQQPSQPQPVIQHMLPIHIALSQVPQTKARTVPLYSQVVSGPPPSPQNQQKPTIPAQTHTQSHIEATGSFDQPPTFIPSQIPPSPSHASLQPSATLQAQQPAIPVSEIPVTVEAQLTQTRPADMIPASPPAVSASQSSDCNGSVLPTTSLAESDTALLGIAQESLNQSANRGSSSGSAPANGDEAQSMWASGKLDKVKSQRRSSCQKAEKTHFQLSMLQVSGTGDNMVECQLETHSNKMVTFKFDIEGDAPEDIADYMVEEDFVLEPEKEKFVEELRTIVKKAQGILSTHSQTGSLEQLHVSTPSSATMDSAPQSSPVGRWRFFINQTIRHRDSHSNQGASTPPPVGETRVPKSTETEKDHENPQRSESFPGIATSPSSSLSASSPPISTVSAPASMSALVIAAQKDLTPATLPTAEQLSSATLTAGPIPVMASSTSAAPFPAVATLIGSSVDQGKAAVKGEGEQTPSTLSIYGTHSASLMSHADPSPQLVPQTQIAPLQAPDVLQQTQALQSAMATTEQAQKQPVSQVAPQPPILQPSESKTLSQPMPMETAPSQGGLSAAQVQQVPHQQVPIETQQPAMQHAAFLQQHSLQTATAEQIQQHKVEQNMSQETTAILTMHLQHGLQTQDPSTFPFQPVIPQQLPAEQTQMLFQQVPHDMVPMTQTAVPPAVQKQASIQQSESELSTGEDTVSHSAPPHPSSDTSLPPLPLSDTAPPALSHTFTPSPAQPSSVAESDSEGPPKIEFVDNRIKTLDEKLRTLLYQEHSGSGAALGSGSTSGSAPAPSSTSGSAVASTGVDEFSEPPNTFSAPPATSSDTSPHSTSSTTSSTTPRSSSTSPDGERERAGEEETIPSAVQHQPASSFSATSPPCSLVSPPQEPASPKVPSESFISAPPSLTESSTPGDVLLPSSSQPPVPLWPGQQQQQHYEGGGYFGLNLTCPSIRNPVSKKSWTRKFKSWACKLRHSASLFKKPRVQQDGNLSQGMKEEREACTNDQPCSRRGRFQVIPVSQSAEPLPTQEAAPSEGITQRKVGRFSVSQAKQSEEHLTDSSPVSPDLERERRKSKGKDATAPRSHAHLPQGSSDDESEVEDEDLRRELHKLREKHIKEVVSLQAQQNRELQDLYKQLRSLKDHRLPLSMTLPRTSPLPTAPLAISPRRPRPAKARLRPRPHSHMDNNGVTHQDQSPSAQGSANRKSTFTDELHKLVDEWSKEAVCPVQPKPSLNQIKQIQQVQEFGGWGQTTETTASSGWFSGAPLTAPVSVSMSTMAPSPYSTISEQTQPPPTQFPIAPLSQQNMHLQPALHLQPLRYSPSPLHPQQVPILSGSQPPVPSAPSLMTAAGPPLPPTTSITAASAPTANQDAVFCSSSSSSCSSSSCSTSVLPPSAKHHPKHSTSTLPLGQQ; this is translated from the exons ATGCTGAAAGGTCTACAGCATCCCAATATTGTGCGTTTCTATGACTCCTGGGAGTCTGTTCTTAGAGGCAAGAAGTGCATTGTCCTGGTGACTGAGCTCATGACCTCAGGAACGCTCAAAAC GTACCTTAAGCGCTTTAAAGTGATGAAGCCCAAGGTTCTACGCAGCTGGTGCAGGCAAATCCTAAAGGGTCTACAGTTCCTACACACCCGCACGCCACCCATTGTGCACCGTGATCTCAAGTGTGACAATATCTTCATCACGGGCCCGACCGGTTCAGTAAAGATTGGTGACCTAGGCCTTGCCACCCTCATGCGGACATCGTTTGCCAAAAGTGTGATAG GTACACCAGAGTTCATGGCCCCAGAGATGTACGAGGAGCACTATGACGAGTCAGTGGATGTCTATGCCTTTGGCATGTGCATGCTAGAAATGGCTACCTCAGAGTACCCATATTCAGAATGCCAAAATGCTGCACAGATCTACCGCAAAGTCACTAGT GGTATCAAGCCTGCCAGTTTTGACAAAGTAAATGACCCTGAGGTAAAAGAAATCATTGAGTGCTGTATTCGCCAAAACCAATTAGAGCG GCTCTCAGTGAAAGACCTTCTTAATCATGCCTTCTTTGCGGAGGACACCGGTGTGCGTGTGGAGCTTGCTGAAGAAGATACAGGCTGCATAGACTGCCTCGCCCTGCGCATCTGGGTAGAAGACCCAAAGAAACTCAAAGGCAAGCACAAAGACAACGAGGCCATCGAGTTCAGCTACGACTTGGAGAATGATAGTGCTGAAGAGGTCGCACTAGAGATG GTGAAGTCTGGTTTTTTCCATGAAAGTGATGCTAAGGTGGTGGGCAAGTCCATCAGAGACAGGGTGACTCTAATTAAGAAGTCCCGTGAAAGGCGGCAACAGCAGCtcctccagcagcagcagcaacaacaacaacagcaaagtcTGGATGAGCGCCGTGACTCCTCGGTCTTAACCTCCTCCTTTTCTTATGTCCAGCCTTCTGGCACCAACTCCTCACAAGTCACAGGAGCTGCTGCAGCTGCTGGGGGTCAGGGCGAAGCAGAGGAGCTTCCGGAAGTGGACCAACATGTCCAACAACAAGGCACTGCATTGGGCCTCACAG AGGGTGAGAGTCTTCCTGTTGTCAGTGGCCAAAGCCAAGCTTTTTCTGTACCCGAGACAGGGAACCAATGTGCTCATGCTCAAACCAGCTACCCCACTGGCACATCT GGAGTGAAAGGAGCAGGGGTTATGTCTCACCCCCAGCTGCTCCCTATTGGTCAGAGCGGAGGGGTTCCAAATGTGCCTGTTGGCCAAAATGGAGGGGTATCTGGGATATCCATGGGCCAAAGTGGTGGTGGGGCTCCTAATATTCCAGTGGCACAGACTTTCATTCAGCCAGTCACTATGGCATCACAGGTCCCATTAAGTGTGCCTCAACAATATTCCCAG CCCCTTCCACCATACTCAACAGATGTTACATCCTCGCAAATGTTACAATCCAGACCCACTGACGTCTCCACCCCCCATAGTTCTGTTGTACAGTCACAGTCATACATCCCCCCAGCATCATCCCAGGCACCCATGACTGTCCACACATCCTCCATCCCAGCTGGAGAACCTATAGCATCAGCAGGCAACATAATACCACCTATGCAGACCCAAACTATTATTGCTCCTGTGCAACCCACTGATTTTTTGCCCCAGCAAACTACAGTTCAGACGCAACAGCAGGTGATGTCAGAATTGCCCGGAACGGTGCAACTGAAGATTCAGCACCAGACAGTATTGTTGCCACAGCAAACAGATCATGTTCAACAAATGGCGGTTTTGTTACAACAGCCACAGCATGTAGAACAACCCCAGGTGGTTCTGCAGGAACAGCCAACACATTCCAGTGCATCTCAGCAGCCATATATCCCATTGCCACAGCAGAAACAGCAAACAATGACCAACCCACAGCAAAGTGATCTACATCAGCAGGTGTACATACAGCAACCTGCAAGCAAACCCCAACAGCAAGTTGTGATACAGCAGCAAGTTCAGCAGCATCGGGCATCAGTACAACAACCCCCAGTGGAACAATATCAACATCAGACTCAGCAACAACAGGCACAGCAAGTTTATTTGCAACAAATGGCTGAATCGCAAGAGCAGAACATGGTAAAGACCTTTGTACAACAGCCGCCTGTACTTCAAACAATCCAGCAGCCATTACAATTGATGgagcaacaacaacagcaacttcTGATCAGGCAACAAATGGAGCAGCAACAGAAGGCTGTTTTGCAAAATCAAATGGAGAAACAACAGCAAGTTTATATTCAGTCACCGCAGCAGCAACAAGTTGAACAGAAACAAATTCTTCTGCAGCAACAACAAAACTTGGCAGTACAGCAACAGATCGAGCAACAGCAGCAAGCTTTACAGCAACAAAAGCAAATTGAACAGCAGCAAAAGGCCATTTTACAGCAACAGGTGGAACAGCAAATACAACAGCAACAGGCTTTGTTTCAACAGCAGCAACTGGAGCAACAGCAAGCATTATTGCAACAGCAGCAGCATGAACAGCAACAGGCTCTTCTGCAGCAACAACAATTGGAACAGCAAGCTTTgctacaacaacagcagcaactcCAGTTCAAGCAGCAACAAGCTATTTTACATCAGCAACAATTAGAACAGCAACAGCAGGCTTTGTTTAAACAGCATCAACAACAACAGTTGGAGCAACAGCAAGCTCTTTTACAACATCAGCAGCAACAAGCACTCATTCAGCAGCAGCAACAGTTAGAGCAAAAAGTACTGCTACAGCTGCAACAGCAGCAACAAATCGAACAGCAACAAACCATATTACACCAGCAACAGCCGCAACTACAGAAGCCGACAGATCAACAATTGCAACCGCAGACAGAGCAGCAACATCAGACATTGATACAACAAAGAGAGTCACAGATgcatcaacatcttctgatgcaACAACACCAGATCGAATTACAGCGACAACAAGCCGAAAAACAACTGCAACAAGCTTTATTGCAGCAACAGCATTTTGACCAACATGGTACTCTGGCAGATCACATCGGGCAACAGCAAGCAACCCTAGGGAAAGCACAGCCTACGGAGACGGCCCAGCAGATTAGCCAAATGCAGCACTCTCAACAAATGATGCCCCCACAACCTCAGCCCCATCTTGCTCAACAACAAACTGAACAGCAACATGTCTTTATTCAGCAGCAACAAGCTGTCGTCCCACAGGCATTGCACAGACCATCTCTGGTAGAGTTACATGTTCCAACCCCTGTTCAAGCAGTACCAAAAATGGTTAGCGCTCAAATACCTAGTCAATTACCAGCCCCAGTACTCATCCAGCAACAGGTACCACCACAGATCTCAGCTCAACCTTCAGCACAAGTTCAGATCCAAAATCAAGGGGAGCCTGCGATTTATGGTCAGATACCCTTGAAGGCTCAAAGTCATCCTGCACCGCAGTCAATGGGAGGCCATATTGCAGGCCAGCTGCAAGTTCCACAACCAACCCAACAAATCACATCTCCAACACAGGTTCCTACACCACAACCCATTCATTCTTTTGTCCCAACTCCAACACAATTGGTCTCACAAGGGCAAACTCTTGCATCCCAATCTCAGTTTGTTCCACCTCAAGCTGCAGCTTCTCTCCAGTGCCAATCTGTAGTAGGGTCAACTAATCCTGCACCTCTTGTGCATGCTACAGTGCCGGCTGCTTCTACACTTCTACCAACACAATATGTTCAAGCACCTGTTGCTTCTCAAACCATCCAGTCTGTTCAGCTAGACCTCACACAATCTGTGAAACAACAATATGAGCAAGCAGTACTGTCTCCTGTGTCACTTGCACCTACCATCAACCCAATGGCCACCTTATCAACACAATGCTATTTACAACAGACAAACCAATCTCAAATGCAGGCCCAGGCTCCCCCAGTTATCCAAGCTCAGCAACAACCAGTCAGTGTGGCCTCAATGCAGCCCATGCCTCCAGTGCAACCTCAGGCTACACAACAGTATGAGCCGCAGCTGCCTCAAGCCCACCATGTGCAGCAACAGCAACCCCTCCACCATCAGCATCAGGCCCAACCTGTGCATCATCCTCTGCCACTGAATGCTGTCCTACCACAAGATCTCCACCAACAACCTAGTCAGCCACAACCTGTAATCCAACATATGCTCCCGATTCACATTGCACTCAGTCAGGTACCTCAGACAAAGGCTAGAACAGTACCTCTGTACAGTCAGGTAGTCTCGGGTCCACCACCCTCCCCACAGAACCAGCAGAAACCAACCATTCCTGCTCAAACGCACACGCAGTCCCACATAGAGGCTACTGGGAGTTTTGACCAGCCTCCTACCTTTATTCCATCACAGATCCCCCCAAGTCCATCTCATGCTTCCCTACAGCCCTCTGCCACACTCCAAGCCCAACAACCAGCTATCCCAGTTTCAGAAATTCCTGTCACAGTGGAGGCACAGCTAACTCAGACAAGGCCTGCTGACATGATCCCTGCTTCCCCTCCTGCTGTCAGTGCTTCACAGTCCAGTGACTGTAATGGATCTGTGTTGCCCACCACCTCACTGGCAGAAAGCGACACTGCATTGCTGGGCATTGCTCAG GAGAGCCTCAATCAGTCGGCCAATAGGGGTTCTTCATCAGG CTCTGCTCCTGCCAATGGAGATGAGGCCCAATCAATGTGGGCCAGTGGAAAACTAGATAAGGTAAAATCTCAGAGGAGATCATCCtgtcaaaaagctgaaaaaactcACTTTCAACTGAGCATGTTGCAG GTCTCAGGCACAGGGGACAACATGGTAGAGTGTCAGCTGGAGACTCACAGCAACAAGATGGtcacattcaagtttgacattgAAGGAGATGCACCAGAGGACATTGCAGATTATATG GTGGAGGAGGATTTTGTTCTTGAGCCGGAGAAAGAGAAATTTGTTGAGGAGCTGAGAACTATAGTGAAGAAAGCTCAAGGAATACTGAGCACTCACTCACAG ACTGGGTCCTTAGAGCAACTCCATGTGAGCACCCCATCCAGTGCAACAA TGGATTCAGCCCCTCAGTCTTCCCCAGTGGGTCGCTGGCGATTCTTCATTAACCAAACTATTCGCCATCGTGACTCACACTCCAACCAGGGAGCTTCTACTCCCCCTCCAGTGGGAGAGACCCGAGTCCCCAAGTccacagaaacagagaaag ATCATGAGAACCCTCAGCGCTCAGAGTCTTTTCCTGGGATAGCAACTTCCCCAAGTTCTTCACTGTCTGCATCCTCTCCTCCAATCTCTACTGTGTCAGCTCCTGCATCCATGTCAGCTTTGGTTATTGCTGCCCAAAAAGACTTAACACCCGCTACCTTGCCAACAGCAGAGCAACTCTCCTCTGCTACCCTGACTGCAGGCCCAATACCTGTCATGGCCTCCAGCACCTCTGCTGCTCCTTTCCCTGCAGTCGCGACCCTCATTGGCTCCAGCGTGGACCAAGGAAAAGCTGCAGTTAAAGGTGAGGGTGAACAGACCCCCTCTACCTTATCTATTTATGGGACTCATTCAGCATCGCTAATGAGCCACGCTGATCCTTCACCGCAACTTGTACCACAAACCCAGATTGCACCCTTGCAGGCACCAGATGTACTTCAACAAACCCAGGCACTACAGTCAGCAATGGCCACCACTGAACAAGCTCAGAAACAGCCAGTGTCCCAAGTCGCTCCACAGCCACCAATACTCCAGCCTAGTGAGTCAAAAACACTATCACAGCCAATGCCAATGGAGACGGCACCTTCGCAGGGAGGTCTTTCAGCTGCCCAAGTTCAGCAGGTTCCTCACCAACAAGTACCAATTGAAACTCAACAGCCGGCAATGCAACACGCTGCTTTCTTACAGCAACACAGCCTTCAAACAGCCACTGCTGAGCAGATCCAACAGCACAAGGTAGAACAGAATATGTCTCAAGAAACCACAGCGATACTGACCATGCATCTACAGCATGGCCTCCAAACCCAGGATCCCTCAACATTTCCATTTCAACCAGTGATCCCACAGCAGCTTCCCGCTGAGCAAACGCAGATGTTATTTCAGCAGGTACCGCATGATATGGTGCCTATGACACAAACAGCAGTGCCTCCGGCTGTACAGAAGCAAGCGTCTATCCAGCAGTCGGAGTCTGAGCTGTCCACAGGTGAAGACACCGTCAGCCACTCCGCCCCACCCCATCCCTCTTCGGACACGTCTCTCCCACCCCTGCCGCTGTCTGATACGGCTCCCCCTGCCCTCTCCCACACTTTCACACCCTCTCCAGCCCAGCCCTCCTCGGTAGCGGAGTCAGACAGTGAAGGCCCACCCAAAATTGAGTTTGTGGACAACCGGATCAAGACATTGGATGAGAAGCTGAGGACTCTTCTGTATCAGGAACACAGTGGTAGTGGGGCAGCCCTGGGAAGTGGCTCCACCAGCGGCTCTGCTCCTGCCCCCAGCTCCACCTCGGGATCTGCTGTGGCCTCCACCGGAGTGGACGAGTTTTCAGAGCCCCCCAACACATTCTCCGCTCCTCCTGCAACTTCTTCAGACACCTCCCCTCACTCCACCTCTTCCACCACGTCCTCCACCACCCCTCGCTCTTCCTCTACCTCTCCGGATGGAGAGCGGGAGAGAGCAGGTGAGGAGGAGACGATCCCGTCTGCTGTGCAACATCAGCCTGCCTCATCCTTCTCCGCTACATCCCCTCCTTGCTCTCTCGTTTCCCCTCCACAGGAGCCTGCATCCCCAAAAGTACCCAGTGAATCATTCATAAGT GCTCCCCCTTCCCTCACTGAAAGCTCCACTCCTGGAGATGTTCTGTTGCCTTCCTCTTCTCAGCCGCCGGTCCCCCTGTGGCCTggacaacagcagcagcagcactatGAAGGAGGTGGATATTTTGGCCTAAACCTGACATGTCCTAGTATCAGAAATCCTGTTAGCAAGAAATCCTGGACTCGCAAATTCAAAAGCTGGGCATGCAAACTGCGCCACTCCGCCAGCTTGTTCAAGAAGCCCAGAGTCCAGCAAG ATGGCAACTTGAGCCAGGGGATGAAGGAGGAGAGGGAGGCATGTACAAATGACCAACCCTGCTCACGCAGAGGCCGTTTCCAG GTGATTCCAGTGTCCCAGTCTGCAGAGCCCCTTCCAACACAGGAAGCTGCACCAAGCGAAGGGATCACACAAAGAAAAGTTGGGCGTTTCTCAGTCTCCCAGGCCAAACAGAGTGAGGAGCATTTGACGGACAGCTCCCCCGTTTCACCTGACCTTGAGCGTGAGAGGAGAAAATCTAAAGGAAAAGATGCTACAGCACCCAGAAGTCATGCACACTTGCCTCAGGGCAGCAGTGACGATGAGAGCGAGGTGGAGGATGAAGATTTGAGGAGAGAACTGCACAAGCTGAGAGAGAA ACACATCAAAGAGGTGGTGTCCCTGCAGGCACAGCAGAACAGAGAGCTGCAGGATTTGTACAAGCAGCTCCGCTCTCTTAAAGACCACAGACTGCCTCTGTCCATGACGCTGCCACGGACCTCTCCTCTGCCCACCGCACCCCTTGCCATCTCCCCGCGTAGACCCCGACCCGCCAAAGCCAGGCTTCGGCCCCGACCCCACTCTCACATGGATAACAACGGAGTCACACACCAAG ACCAGAGTCCTTCAGCCCAGGGTTCTGCCAATAGAAAGAGCACATTCACAGATGAGCTGCATAAGCTTGTTGATGAGTGGTCAAAAGAAGCAGTTTGCCCAGTCCAGCCCAAGCCTTCACTGAATCAAATCAAACAGATCCAACAAGTGCAGGAGTTTGGCGGATGGGGCCAGACCACTGAG ACAACAGCTTCATCGGGTTGGTTTTCCGGAGCCCCTTTGACTGCTCCAGTATCAGTCAGCATGTCTACGATGGCTCCTTCCCCGTATAGTACCATCAGTGAACAAACTCAGCCGCCTCCAACGCAATTTCCCATCGCTCCTCTATCACAGCAGAACATGCATCTGCAACCTGCCCTGCACCTCCAGCCCCTGCGGTACAGCCCATCTCCCCTGCACCCGCAGCAGGTCCCAATCCTGTCAGGATCCCAGCCCCCGGTGCCCAGTGCACCTTCCCTCATGACTGCAGCGGGGCCTCCGCTGCCCCCCACCACCAGCATCACAGCCGCCTCTGCCCCCACCGCCAATCAAGACGCCGTCTTCTGCTCTAGCTCCTCCTCGTcatgctcctcttcctcctgctccaCCTCCGTTCTGCCTCCCAGTGCCAAACATCACCCCAAACACTCCACATCCACCCTTCCTTTAGGACAGCAGTGA